A window from Candidatus Thermoplasmatota archaeon encodes these proteins:
- a CDS encoding 30S ribosomal protein S17e, producing the protein MGNIRPTYIKRIAAELLQKFPEHFGNDFEANKKQVSELTDLESKSMRNRVAGYVTRKKTRAKVL; encoded by the coding sequence ATGGGCAACATCCGCCCGACGTACATCAAGCGCATCGCCGCCGAGCTCCTCCAGAAGTTCCCCGAGCATTTCGGCAACGACTTCGAGGCCAACAAGAAGCAGGTCTCCGAGCTTACGGACCTCGAGAGCAAGAGCATGCGCAACCGCGTCGCCGGCTACGTGACGCGCAAGAAGACCCGCGCGAAGGTCCTCTAG
- a CDS encoding ArsR family transcriptional regulator, with product MKRRDAPVLDDSDLELVDLLAHLGLDHKIAKVITFLSQVDEGKSTDIERGCRLRQPEVSVATKLLRERGWIATEERKKGGKGRPVHYYRLAIPFPKVIDLIERDKRKQIEHELSKIQQLKQLVS from the coding sequence TTGAAGCGGAGGGATGCCCCGGTTCTCGACGACTCTGATCTTGAGCTCGTCGATCTTCTGGCCCACCTTGGCCTTGACCACAAGATCGCCAAGGTCATCACGTTCCTGTCGCAAGTCGACGAGGGCAAGAGCACGGACATCGAGCGCGGATGCCGTCTGCGGCAACCCGAGGTAAGCGTCGCGACGAAGCTCCTCCGGGAGCGCGGGTGGATCGCGACCGAGGAGCGCAAGAAGGGCGGCAAAGGGCGCCCCGTACACTACTATCGCCTGGCCATCCCCTTCCCGAAGGTGATCGACCTCATCGAGCGGGACAAGCGCAAGCAGATCGAGCACGAGCTCTCGAAGATCCAGCAGCTCAAGCAGCTCGTCTCGTAG
- a CDS encoding 2Fe-2S iron-sulfur cluster-binding protein, with product MSWITHNGRRVPAKPDDTVASALYRAGVRVFSRSVKLHRPRGLYCGVGKCGQCMMRIGGAPSVRACMTPVREGLSVEDQNCWPSARWDVYGLLRFTPRSFDPQRAGIGLPQARPLFHAIVRRMAGWGTVPDPIEPQQVGAVERRDVDLLVVGSGPSGLSAAISAAQAGARVLVLEENPRLGGRLARERGDLAARLLARARSLGVELHARATVAGIYPEGDVAAVFPDRLVRLRPRRIVLATGAPEAGDRFPNNDLPGVMSLSCALELASRDVAPGRRIVVVGDDERGVTLKVLLDGRAKVTLLPEARVLRARGFSRLRSIVVSDGGRKRRVRADVLCVAATRRPAIELAQQAGASLVERHGALVPATDADGRCAPGVFACGDLVAPGGIEAAMVSGERVGAAAARSGSQLSADPPLRTGVAAHV from the coding sequence ATGTCGTGGATCACGCACAACGGCCGGCGCGTTCCCGCGAAGCCCGACGACACGGTCGCGTCGGCGCTGTACCGCGCCGGCGTGCGCGTCTTCTCGCGAAGCGTGAAGCTCCACCGCCCGCGCGGGCTCTACTGCGGCGTGGGCAAGTGCGGACAGTGCATGATGCGCATCGGCGGCGCGCCGTCGGTGCGCGCGTGCATGACGCCCGTGCGCGAGGGGCTCTCCGTCGAGGACCAGAACTGCTGGCCGTCGGCGCGATGGGACGTCTACGGTCTCCTGCGCTTCACGCCGCGCAGCTTCGATCCCCAGCGCGCGGGCATCGGGTTGCCGCAGGCGCGCCCGCTGTTTCACGCGATCGTGCGCCGCATGGCCGGGTGGGGCACGGTGCCCGATCCCATCGAGCCGCAGCAGGTGGGCGCCGTCGAGCGGCGCGACGTCGATCTTCTGGTCGTGGGCTCCGGGCCCTCTGGCCTGTCGGCGGCCATCTCCGCCGCGCAGGCGGGCGCGCGCGTGCTCGTGCTGGAGGAAAACCCGCGGTTGGGCGGTCGGCTCGCCCGCGAGCGGGGCGACCTCGCCGCGCGCCTCCTCGCGCGCGCTCGCTCGCTGGGCGTCGAGCTCCACGCCCGGGCGACGGTCGCCGGCATCTATCCGGAAGGCGACGTCGCGGCGGTGTTCCCCGACCGCCTCGTGCGCCTGCGGCCGCGGCGCATCGTGCTTGCGACGGGCGCGCCGGAGGCGGGCGATCGTTTCCCGAACAACGACCTTCCCGGCGTCATGTCCCTTTCATGCGCGCTCGAGCTCGCCTCGCGCGACGTCGCGCCCGGACGGCGGATCGTCGTCGTGGGCGACGACGAGCGCGGCGTCACGCTCAAGGTCCTGCTCGACGGGCGCGCGAAGGTCACGCTCCTTCCGGAGGCCCGCGTTCTTCGGGCGCGCGGCTTCTCGCGGCTGCGCTCGATCGTCGTGTCCGACGGCGGGCGAAAGCGTCGCGTGCGCGCGGACGTGCTCTGCGTGGCCGCCACGCGTCGGCCGGCGATCGAGCTTGCGCAACAAGCGGGCGCCTCGCTTGTGGAGCGGCACGGTGCGCTTGTTCCCGCAACGGACGCGGACGGCCGGTGCGCGCCCGGCGTCTTTGCGTGCGGCGACCTCGTGGCGCCCGGGGGGATCGAGGCGGCCATGGTCTCGGGCGAGCGCGTGGGCGCGGCCGCGGCGCGGTCCGGATCGCAGTTGAGCGCGGATCCGCCGCTTCGCACGGGGGTGGCCGCGCACGTCTAG
- a CDS encoding FAD-binding oxidoreductase produces MKRKASVVVVGAGVVGLATAHNLAKAGLRDVVVLERGYVLAGASGRNGGGVRAQWTTEENLRLARDSIAMFRTLPEELGINIWFRQGGYLFLAFDDGHVHELTKAVAFQNAHGIASRIVGPEEAIEMAPGLNARGVLAASYCPTDGVLFPWPVVLGYLEQCKRRGVEVHTGTTVTGFESSGDRIRRVVTDKGTIEADWVVNCAGAHSRDVAALAGASLPNVPVRHEILSTEPLKPFLEPMLVDMRNGLYASQVMRGEVVTGIGMPNEPPGHNERSSLDFLQSIGAALVDLLPDLRRVKVVRQWAGMYDITPDRVPILGPARFHNFVQANGFSGHGFMISPMVARIVADMILGKPPIVPLSPFSPDRFASGKAREEAFVIG; encoded by the coding sequence GTGAAGCGCAAGGCTTCCGTCGTCGTCGTGGGCGCCGGCGTGGTCGGGCTCGCGACGGCCCACAATCTCGCGAAGGCCGGTCTTCGCGACGTGGTCGTGCTGGAGCGCGGTTACGTCCTTGCGGGTGCAAGCGGGCGGAACGGCGGCGGCGTGCGTGCGCAGTGGACGACCGAGGAGAACCTGCGTCTCGCGCGCGACTCGATCGCCATGTTCCGCACGCTCCCCGAGGAGCTTGGCATCAACATCTGGTTCCGGCAAGGTGGATACCTGTTCCTGGCGTTCGACGATGGCCACGTGCACGAATTGACGAAGGCGGTCGCCTTCCAGAATGCGCACGGCATCGCAAGCCGGATCGTCGGGCCCGAAGAGGCGATCGAGATGGCGCCTGGGCTCAACGCGCGGGGCGTGCTGGCGGCGAGCTACTGTCCCACCGACGGAGTCCTCTTCCCATGGCCGGTGGTGCTCGGATATTTGGAGCAATGCAAGCGGCGTGGCGTCGAGGTCCACACGGGCACGACCGTGACCGGCTTCGAGTCGTCGGGCGATCGGATCCGCCGGGTGGTGACCGACAAGGGGACGATCGAGGCCGACTGGGTCGTGAACTGCGCCGGCGCGCACAGCCGCGACGTGGCCGCGCTGGCCGGGGCAAGCCTGCCGAATGTCCCCGTCCGGCACGAGATCCTCTCCACGGAGCCCCTGAAGCCTTTCCTCGAGCCCATGCTCGTGGACATGCGCAACGGGCTCTACGCGAGCCAGGTCATGCGCGGGGAGGTCGTGACTGGGATCGGCATGCCAAACGAGCCCCCCGGCCACAACGAGCGGTCGAGCCTCGACTTCCTGCAAAGCATCGGAGCCGCGCTCGTGGACCTGCTTCCCGATCTTCGACGGGTCAAGGTCGTCCGGCAATGGGCCGGCATGTACGATATCACGCCCGACCGTGTGCCCATCCTGGGTCCCGCGCGGTTCCACAACTTCGTCCAGGCGAACGGGTTCTCCGGCCACGGGTTCATGATCTCGCCGATGGTCGCGCGCATCGTGGCCGACATGATCCTCGGGAAGCCCCCGATCGTGCCCCTCTCCCCCTTTTCCCCCGACCGGTTCGCCTCCGGCAAGGCGCGCGAGGAAGCGTTCGTCATCGGCTGA
- a CDS encoding (2Fe-2S)-binding protein has translation MRRFARGWPRTSRTFVCPCEDITEEEIRDAVARGFVTVEEVKRQNGVATGPCQGKFCMLPLQRILCEATGRSLSDVGTITHRPPVNPIPLGLLAGERWKREDTA, from the coding sequence ATCCGCCGCTTCGCACGGGGGTGGCCGCGCACGTCTAGGACCTTCGTCTGCCCTTGCGAGGACATCACGGAGGAGGAGATCCGCGACGCGGTCGCGCGTGGCTTTGTCACCGTCGAGGAGGTCAAGCGGCAAAACGGCGTCGCGACGGGCCCCTGCCAGGGCAAGTTCTGCATGCTTCCGCTTCAGCGCATCCTCTGCGAAGCCACCGGGCGCTCGCTGTCGGACGTCGGCACGATCACCCACCGTCCGCCCGTGAACCCGATCCCGCTGGGCCTTCTGGCCGGCGAGCGGTGGAAGCGGGAGGACACCGCGTGA